In Acropora muricata isolate sample 2 chromosome 13, ASM3666990v1, whole genome shotgun sequence, the DNA window ACAACATTTAACACAACACTCCCCCACGTCTACAATATCATCGAAATACATTATAATCTGCTTCTCACTTATAACTGTCGTAAAATTGTCTTTCAGCATCCACATGTTGTTGTTCTCAGACGCTCTCCTATCAACCTTCGAGTTTCAGTCAAAATGCCTGCAAACCGTACTAATCCTAATCTCTCTTTACCTTCCGATTTTTCCCGTTGCAGGAAAAAAATCTTCGCTAGTTGCCATTGCATTTCCGACGGTCTTACTAATCAAACATATTTTCCACCGGCGAAAAAAGTTCCATCAACGTTAATCtcacttgtgaaactaaaagcTTTCTCTCACGTGACTCAGTGTAACCGCTGCAATCCACAATTGATAGGGGACACAAAACGACGTTTCAACGACCAACTTTAATGAACGCTCAGTTCAGTTGCCATTATAAAAGTCTCTACTGAGTCCTAAATGTAATAGAGAAAATAACAAACTTAAAAGCATTCAGAACTAATAAAGACGATCGCGCCCAACAAAATGTAACAGCGAACTTTTCATGTGGCGAATTTTGAATGTTACACAATTCAGTAGAACCGCTCAAGAAAGATTTTTGTTGTATCTTACCTGTTAgtattttttattctttcaatTGCTCCTAGCCCCTCGGTTTGTGAGCCTTTCAAACTCATAGTTGatgtaaaagaaagaaaacagaagaatCTGttcaagagaccattaaacacAAATGCAATGACCAACTCCCACAACGAACTGACCTGACAAAAGATAACTACTACAGACGTAAAACCCGCGATAACTCGACCCCGAAATGCAAACGAGAAACAGTTCGACTTGAAGGCCGATCAAATATAAATTTGCCATATTACTTATGGATGCTTTACTTTATTTTTTCTAGCATTTCAGTATAAAGGACATTGCAGATCAAAGTCGCCTCATCAGAAACGGTAACACAGTTAAGCATTTTTATGATAATACAGTTcactattataattattcttattattattattattatttattattattattggtaatgttatcatcatcatcgttatacCTATTGCGTCGACGAAGCAGACGCTTCCTTTTGGAGTTGTTGGGTTGCCTGTGTCCTGTTCTTAGCAATAGAAATCGAGATAAGCGTTTTGCACTTGTGAGTTCCAAATTTGcgccattttcaaacttcactgcatgcgtttttttttttgcgccaTTTTGAAACCTCATACCATTGAGTCCACCATGCCTTCTGAGCCATTTTGAAACCTTCCTGAGGCAATGCACTGTGACCTGTGATTACTGCTATTTAATATCATTATTTGCTTTCCTTTTCAATTCAGGAAGCAATTCGGCCCAGAAGAATCGACACTAAATTCGAACAGCCATGCCTTCGGAAACGGAAAGTTTAAAAATATCGAAATTTATTATGACCTCGTGGGATCTTGTCGATCATTATCTCTTGGCGACTATGTTGGCCATCACGGTGGCATCGTATGCTTTACAGACCGCCCAAGACCGTCTGATCTGTATCCCCGCTATTGATTGCCCAAGGAATGGCTCAGCTCTTTGCAATCGGTCTTCTTTGCCTGTGGTCAGTCTATTCAAGATGCCCGACCGACGGCATTACGATTACATTGACAACGAATGCTACAAAGACATGCATTGGTTTTCAGCGTATTATTCGCTTATTTTCCTTATCGAGACTGTAATTTTACTTGCCATTTCCAATTTCTGGCAGAAGTATCCCAATAGTGCAAGTCCCCTGGCTCGTTGCGAATACTTGGTTTCCGAATATAACAAAGGGGATTTTTTGATAAAAGACAGTGCTGAAGAACTTCTTAATAGGTTAAAAGTATTGTTAGATGCTTACAACAAAGATGAGATTCGTTGGGGTGGTGTAACAAAACAGTACAGATTACGAGGGAAAGTCGGCATAAGTTTTACatcactttttttaattttcaatgcTATTTTCTATCGTTACACGCACGGAAGGAAACCGTGTAAATTAGACGACGTTGAGTACACCACAGAGCAGGAGGATAGTTTTTTTCAATGCTCTCGAACCATGGGGAGTTACTTTCATATAGccactgttttgtttttcgtgttttttttggTGCATTTACTTGTTGCTTTACGGTCTCTTTGGTGGGCTTCTACTGGTCTTTTGAGAAATACACCACATTTTACCAAAACCGATTGGACTGTCAATACGACCACAGGAAGAGTCGGCGAATTCAAGGGGGATGCGGCATTTTTGCTTCATTTGCTAGAAAAAACAGGTTGCTATTTTGTCGATATCGTCATAGAAGCACAAAAAAATgaagcagagaaaaaaaaggcaaaacaaaaaaaggcagCAGAAATGTCAAACGAGGAGCGTGAGCAACTTTtagaagcagaagcagaagcagatAGCCTACTTTGATAAACGTAAGCTTAAGACTTGCTCGCGACAAAATTAGTAAAGCTTCGCCAAGGGCTCTTCAAGATTTCCATATGTCTTGTTAATTGGATGTTTATACAGCTTAGATCGTCGATCGATCGCTTCATAACATAGAGCGAGTTTTGTGTTTTTGAAATGGGAGGGAAAACTCTTCCGCGATAGGCTATCGCGtgtttttaactttccttcttTAACGGGGTGGGGAGGTCTGATTAATTATTGGGTAAGCAAGATTGAATTTTTCATTGTGGCTCAAAGGTTTCACTGTTCCTATGAGTGAAAGTTTCTAGCGTTATTTCCATTAATTGGCAGCTCTTCACTTTCTTAGACACCTAACAGAGGCTTCATGACGTCAGATATGTAGTTATAGATGAAATAACAGTTTTCCCTTTTTATATGTAGAAATCGTAGCTGTATGTTCAGTTTCAATACTTTTCCAGTTGAGCATTGTAATACGTAGGGCAATGTTAATGTCAAACGCAAGTACTTCTAATTTGTACAAGACTCCAATATCTTTAACTTAGAAAATAATTCTTCAATTTTTGTAGCCTTTGTCTCAAATGTTATAAGAGAAACGTAGATTAGTCCTAATAAGCCTAATATTAGTCCTAAAGTATTCTGCAACTTTTCATTAAACCACTGAAGTTGGACTACATCTAAtgttaataaaataatttgcgCGTTTACTTTTTATCATCGATAAGGTATCTGCAATCATATTGGCTGTAAACAGCCTAGCGTGCTAATTTTgggagaattttaatttttcttgttaCATAGAACGGATTCCACGCGCACTGCAATGTCTTTGTTTCAAAAATTACACCTCCTTGACAGTGCAAATTATTCACCTGTAAGTTCGTCTCAC includes these proteins:
- the LOC136895675 gene encoding volume-regulated anion channel subunit LRRC8A-like gives rise to the protein MPSETESLKISKFIMTSWDLVDHYLLATMLAITVASYALQTAQDRLICIPAIDCPRNGSALCNRSSLPVVSLFKMPDRRHYDYIDNECYKDMHWFSAYYSLIFLIETVILLAISNFWQKYPNSASPLARCEYLVSEYNKGDFLIKDSAEELLNRLKVLLDAYNKDEIRWGGVTKQYRLRGKVGISFTSLFLIFNAIFYRYTHGRKPCKLDDVEYTTEQEDSFFQCSRTMGSYFHIATVLFFVFFLVHLLVALRSLWWASTGLLRNTPHFTKTDWTVNTTTGRVGEFKGDAAFLLHLLEKTGCYFVDIVIEAQKNEAEKKKAKQKKAAEMSNEEREQLLEAEAEADSLL